One window of the Chryseobacterium sp. CY350 genome contains the following:
- a CDS encoding efflux RND transporter periplasmic adaptor subunit, with product MKRVVSGVVLSSVMLLFSCNKKKEEKQEDSVYPVTTPVKIDTIINKDFVAQIQSVKNIEVRAQEKGFLEKIYVDEGQYVRAGQTLFRIMPQIYQAELLKARAEVEQASIELKNASTLASNNIVSKNERSMAKAKLDAANAEMKLAQIHLSFTDIKAPFSGVIDRIPLKLGSLIDEGDLLTTLSDNTNIYTYFNVSEPEYLNYQTHVADRGSQSVSLMMANGEMFNQQGEIQTIEGQFDNETGNIAFRAKFPNPEKLLRNGETGKIRMTLPLKNALIIPQKATYEIQDQKYVFVIDRNGVAKSKNIKVSYELPDIYVVASGISPNDKILLEGVQKVKDDQKVKVKFQDPKKVLQNLKLKAE from the coding sequence ATGAAAAGAGTTGTCTCAGGCGTTGTCCTAAGCAGTGTTATGTTGCTTTTTAGCTGTAACAAAAAAAAGGAAGAAAAACAGGAAGATTCTGTTTATCCGGTGACTACACCGGTGAAAATAGATACGATCATCAACAAAGATTTTGTTGCTCAAATTCAGTCGGTGAAGAACATCGAAGTTCGCGCTCAGGAAAAAGGTTTCCTTGAGAAGATTTATGTGGACGAAGGTCAGTATGTAAGAGCCGGACAAACTTTGTTTCGCATTATGCCCCAGATTTATCAGGCAGAATTGCTGAAGGCGAGAGCTGAAGTTGAACAGGCTTCTATTGAGCTGAAAAATGCAAGCACATTAGCAAGCAACAATATTGTTTCAAAAAATGAACGATCAATGGCTAAAGCTAAATTGGATGCTGCCAATGCAGAAATGAAACTGGCACAAATCCACCTTTCATTTACCGATATCAAAGCTCCGTTTTCTGGAGTGATTGACAGAATTCCTTTAAAGCTTGGAAGTCTGATAGATGAAGGTGATCTTTTGACGACTCTTTCAGATAATACTAATATTTATACTTATTTCAACGTTTCCGAACCAGAATATCTTAATTATCAGACTCATGTAGCAGATCGCGGAAGCCAGAGCGTTAGCTTAATGATGGCAAATGGCGAAATGTTTAATCAACAAGGTGAAATTCAAACCATTGAAGGTCAGTTTGATAACGAAACAGGAAACATTGCATTCAGGGCTAAGTTTCCGAATCCTGAAAAACTGCTCAGAAACGGCGAAACGGGAAAAATTCGAATGACTTTACCACTCAAGAATGCTTTGATAATTCCTCAGAAAGCTACTTATGAAATTCAGGACCAGAAATATGTCTTTGTGATTGATAGAAATGGTGTTGCAAAATCTAAAAATATCAAGGTTTCTTATGAACTTCCTGATATCTACGTCGTTGCGTCAGGAATTTCTCCGAATGATAAAATATTGTTGGAAGGCGTACAAAAAGTAAAAGACGATCAGAAAGTAAAGGTAAAATTCCAGGATCCGAAGAAAGTTCTTCAAAATTTAAAATTAAAAGCAGAATAG
- a CDS encoding TolC family protein, producing the protein MKIYNKYITAIAISLVLASCKAPMATVIQDDVKNNIPENFNQNEQQDANTNTGTTPWRQFFTDPNLVSLIETSLKNNQELMITLQEIEIAKSGIVAKKGRLSPSVRAGLGAGVEKVGRYTSTGAGDASTEIEPRREMPDPLGNFEGGLMANWEIDIWKKLRTEKDAAVAHYLSTVEGKNFVLSNLIEEVADNYYELLALDNQLDIIQQYIKLQTRALEIAKIQKQAAAATELAVKKFQAELAKSKATEYTIRQEITEKENQINALCGRYPQPILRTKESFMSIIPQTVYTGIPSQLLANRPDIKQAELELKAAKLDVEAARKEFYPSLEISATLGLEAFKPSYLVKLPESIATSLVGELAGPLINKSAIKANFQTADAKQIQALYEYDKTILNAYLDISNLMSKVKNIDQYYQLKSQETQALDQSIDIANQLFKNSRADYLEVLLNQRDALDAKMELIEAKQKQLSTVVDIYKSLGGGWK; encoded by the coding sequence ATGAAGATTTATAATAAATATATTACAGCCATTGCCATTTCGCTTGTTTTGGCAAGTTGTAAAGCTCCGATGGCAACCGTAATTCAGGACGATGTAAAAAATAATATTCCTGAAAATTTTAATCAAAATGAACAGCAGGACGCCAATACAAACACCGGAACTACGCCTTGGAGACAGTTTTTCACAGATCCGAATCTGGTGAGTTTAATTGAAACTTCTTTGAAAAACAATCAGGAATTAATGATCACGCTGCAGGAAATCGAGATTGCCAAAAGCGGAATCGTTGCCAAAAAAGGAAGATTAAGTCCGTCTGTAAGAGCTGGTTTAGGAGCTGGAGTTGAAAAAGTAGGTCGCTATACAAGTACAGGTGCTGGTGATGCATCTACTGAAATCGAGCCCAGAAGAGAAATGCCTGATCCACTTGGAAATTTCGAAGGCGGTTTGATGGCCAATTGGGAAATTGACATCTGGAAAAAACTCAGAACGGAGAAAGATGCAGCCGTTGCACATTATCTCTCTACGGTTGAAGGAAAGAATTTTGTTCTTTCTAATCTGATCGAAGAAGTGGCTGATAATTATTACGAATTATTGGCACTGGATAATCAGCTGGATATCATCCAGCAGTATATCAAATTGCAGACAAGAGCTTTGGAAATTGCTAAAATCCAGAAACAAGCCGCTGCAGCAACTGAATTGGCCGTTAAAAAATTTCAGGCTGAGTTGGCAAAGTCAAAGGCAACAGAATACACAATCCGTCAGGAAATTACTGAGAAAGAAAATCAGATCAACGCGCTTTGTGGACGTTATCCACAACCGATTCTGAGGACTAAAGAAAGTTTTATGTCGATCATTCCGCAAACAGTGTATACGGGAATTCCGTCGCAGTTGTTGGCAAACCGTCCTGATATCAAACAGGCTGAATTAGAATTAAAAGCCGCAAAATTAGATGTTGAAGCCGCAAGAAAAGAGTTTTATCCTTCTCTCGAAATTTCTGCAACTTTAGGATTAGAGGCTTTTAAACCTTCGTATTTGGTCAAGTTACCCGAGTCGATCGCCACAAGTTTAGTTGGCGAACTGGCAGGACCGCTTATTAACAAAAGTGCGATTAAAGCGAACTTTCAGACAGCAGATGCAAAGCAGATTCAGGCTTTGTACGAATATGATAAAACCATTCTGAATGCGTATTTAGATATTTCAAATCTGATGTCGAAAGTGAAGAACATCGATCAGTACTATCAGTTAAAGTCTCAGGAAACGCAGGCTTTAGACCAATCCATCGATATTGCCAATCAGCTTTTCAAAAATTCAAGAGCAGATTATCTTGAAGTTTTGTTAAACCAAAGAGATGCCTTGGATGCAAAGATGGAACTGATTGAAGCCAAACAAAAGCAGTTAAGTACCGTTGTCGACATCTATAAAAGTTTAGGTGGCGGCTGGAAATAA
- the porN gene encoding type IX secretion system ring subunit PorN/GldN, translating to MKKYISSLLVLASGFAFSQTILNASSPEEFRQMRSENMKKVGDTVISNKVTPLEYGFVDEKDVLKSMMVWEIIDMNDKINQPFYYDNPNGLLSKNTRSLYQILLDAAMNGAIEEVYDDENFTTKLSPEGIQKKLESVRIDDEAIEILNSGRQLTEEEKLRLTDRIRTTTEKVKVLKIMGMWFIDKRDGQMKYRPLGIAAMGPDPTSQGRLDAEGKPMEGANDLVDLFWVYYPKARDILANNYVFNRKNSSADLSFDDVINARRFSSVIYKSSNGLGDGVIKDYIPRNAEEQLDESNKIKEQILQMENDMWNY from the coding sequence ATGAAAAAATATATTAGCAGTCTTTTAGTTTTAGCCTCTGGGTTTGCATTTTCCCAAACTATTCTAAATGCTTCTTCTCCAGAAGAGTTCAGACAAATGAGATCTGAAAATATGAAAAAAGTGGGAGATACTGTTATAAGTAATAAGGTAACACCACTAGAATACGGATTTGTAGATGAGAAAGATGTCTTAAAAAGTATGATGGTGTGGGAAATAATAGATATGAATGACAAGATCAATCAGCCTTTCTATTATGATAATCCTAATGGTTTGCTTTCTAAAAATACAAGATCTCTATATCAAATTCTTTTAGATGCTGCCATGAATGGTGCAATCGAAGAAGTTTATGATGATGAAAACTTTACAACAAAATTATCTCCTGAAGGTATTCAGAAGAAATTGGAAAGTGTAAGAATTGATGATGAAGCAATCGAAATTCTTAACTCTGGAAGACAATTGACAGAGGAAGAAAAGTTGAGACTAACTGACCGTATCAGAACTACTACCGAAAAAGTAAAAGTTCTAAAAATTATGGGAATGTGGTTCATAGATAAGAGAGATGGGCAAATGAAGTACAGACCTCTAGGTATTGCTGCAATGGGTCCGGATCCGACATCGCAGGGAAGACTTGATGCTGAAGGAAAACCAATGGAAGGTGCTAATGATTTAGTAGATTTGTTCTGGGTTTATTATCCAAAAGCTAGAGATATTTTGGCTAATAACTATGTATTCAACAGAAAGAATTCGTCTGCAGACTTATCTTTTGATGATGTCATCAATGCTAGAAGATTTTCTTCTGTTATCTATAAATCTTCAAACGGTTTAGGAGACGGAGTTATCAAAGACTACATTCCTAGAAATGCTGAAGAGCAGTTAGATGAAAGCAATAAAATCAAAGAGCAAATTCTTCAAATGGAGAATGATATGTGGAATTACTAA
- the porL gene encoding type IX secretion system motor protein PorL/GldL, giving the protein MFKTKDAWMNFFYSFGAAIVILGAWLKITHISFGPINGNIALTVGLVTEAIIFIIFAFDPPAAEESYHWENVYPELLDKHANPNPLHSNISSKNANAQFAELENSLSTKLDKMLQDAKLDVQLFDRLRTGIDKFSNSVDQINQTVDVSASTHKYNDQLNKAAQHMESMNALYAMQLESGQRQSDFAKKYVEDMQKSAEHSEKFNQELQGLTTNLNSLNRVYGGMLTAMKS; this is encoded by the coding sequence ATGTTTAAGACTAAAGATGCTTGGATGAATTTCTTCTATTCATTCGGTGCTGCAATTGTAATTCTTGGAGCTTGGCTTAAAATTACTCACATCTCATTTGGCCCAATTAACGGTAACATTGCACTTACAGTAGGGCTTGTTACAGAGGCAATTATCTTTATTATTTTCGCTTTTGACCCTCCAGCAGCTGAAGAGTCTTACCATTGGGAAAATGTTTATCCGGAATTATTAGATAAACATGCTAACCCAAACCCTTTGCATTCTAATATTTCTTCTAAAAACGCAAATGCTCAATTTGCAGAATTAGAAAACTCTCTTTCTACTAAATTGGATAAAATGCTTCAGGATGCAAAACTTGATGTGCAGTTATTCGACAGATTGAGAACAGGAATTGATAAGTTTTCTAACTCTGTAGATCAGATTAACCAAACGGTTGATGTATCTGCATCTACTCACAAATATAATGACCAGCTAAACAAAGCAGCTCAACACATGGAGAGCATGAACGCTTTGTATGCTATGCAATTGGAAAGCGGTCAGAGACAATCTGATTTTGCTAAAAAATATGTTGAAGATATGCAGAAATCTGCTGAGCATTCTGAGAAGTTTAACCAAGAATTACAAGGTTTAACAACCAACTTAAATAGCTTGAACAGAGTTTATGGTGGTATGTTAACTGCAATGAAGTCGTAA
- a CDS encoding NAD(P)/FAD-dependent oxidoreductase, which yields MKNVDYIIVGDGYAAVFFAHQLIKNKKSFVIYSEGRKSASQISAGIINPVVLKKFTTFWLAQQQIDFLKTSLDEIEKYTGKNYLIEAPIHRIFHDENEQNLWQKKAKNEDLSDFLNTDFRHLEDVKNDYNAGMVKQSARLNVQGFFNDLLKFHEDHSQLIREKFDYEKLNTIDSVYKDISYKNIVFCEGMGVKYNPYFSDIQVIPNKGHHIRVELSKPITENITIKKKHFLFPLNNKFYFYGGTYDREQMHENIDDSAVEQLRNGLSEFYQNDFEIKEVHFGFRPTVKDRRPIVGRHSLHHNLYVFNGLGARGILNGCYFSKSLYDYIENNIDLPGEILIERFNKKDA from the coding sequence ATGAAAAATGTTGATTATATAATTGTTGGCGACGGTTATGCCGCGGTATTTTTTGCGCACCAACTTATTAAAAATAAAAAGTCATTCGTGATTTATTCTGAAGGACGAAAAAGTGCTTCTCAAATATCTGCAGGAATTATCAATCCTGTAGTTTTGAAAAAGTTTACTACATTTTGGTTAGCTCAACAGCAGATAGATTTTCTAAAAACTTCTCTGGATGAAATTGAAAAATATACAGGCAAGAATTATTTAATTGAAGCACCAATTCATCGAATCTTTCATGACGAAAATGAACAGAATCTATGGCAAAAGAAAGCGAAAAATGAAGACCTATCTGATTTTTTAAATACAGATTTTAGACACTTAGAAGATGTCAAAAACGATTATAATGCAGGAATGGTAAAGCAGTCTGCAAGATTAAACGTTCAAGGTTTTTTTAATGACTTATTGAAGTTCCATGAAGACCACTCTCAATTAATTAGAGAGAAGTTTGATTATGAAAAGCTTAATACAATTGACTCAGTTTATAAAGACATCTCATATAAAAATATTGTTTTTTGTGAAGGAATGGGCGTTAAATATAATCCTTATTTTTCAGATATTCAGGTGATTCCTAATAAAGGTCATCATATTAGAGTTGAGCTTTCAAAACCGATCACTGAAAATATAACTATTAAAAAGAAACACTTTTTATTTCCTTTAAACAATAAATTTTACTTCTATGGAGGAACGTATGACAGAGAACAAATGCATGAAAATATTGATGATTCTGCAGTTGAACAATTAAGAAACGGTCTGTCGGAATTCTACCAAAATGATTTTGAAATAAAAGAGGTGCATTTCGGGTTCAGACCGACAGTAAAAGATCGCAGACCTATTGTTGGGAGGCATTCTCTGCACCATAATTTATATGTGTTCAATGGTTTGGGAGCTAGGGGAATTTTAAACGGATGCTATTTTTCAAAAAGTCTCTACGACTATATTGAAAATAATATTGATCTTCCCGGGGAAATTTTAATTGAAAGATTTAATAAAAAAGACGCCTGA
- a CDS encoding efflux RND transporter permease subunit, giving the protein MFKKFIRRPVLSIVISLIIVFMGVLSLMKLPITQFPAISPPKVNITASYPGANNELLVKAVVIPLERSLNGVPGMKYMTSDAGNDGETSIQVVFDLGTDPNVAAVNVQNRVSSAVNKLPPLVVREGVKITREEPNMLMYINLYSDDPKADQKFLFNYADINVMSELRRVSGVGFADILGTREYAMRIWLKPDRLTAYNISADEVMEALNEQSLEASPGKTGESSGKRSQSFEYILKYPGRFNNEKDYGNIILKAKSAGEFVRLKDVADIEFGSSMYDIYSTLNGKPSAAITVKQSYGSNASDVIKNVKTLMADLEKTNFPKGMHYDISYDVSRFLDASIEKVIHTLFEAFILVAIVVFLFLGDWRSTLIPAIAVPVSLVGTFAVMSAFGITLNMISLFALVMAIGVVVDDAIVVIEAVHAKMEEKGLSALKATEEAMHEISGAIIAITLVMAAVFIPVAFMSGPVGVFYRQFSITMASSIILSGVVALTLTPALCALILKNNHGKAKKKGLITIFLDKFNNVFTKGAGKYEKLLNKTVTKKFITLPLLLIFCACTYFLSNSLPSGFIPGEDQGMIYAIIQTPPGSTLERTNQIAKELLKESEDIDGVQSVSSLAGYEILTEGTGSNSGTCLINLKSWEDRSESAAEIIEKLEEKAKNIPGANIEFFQPPSIPGYGAAGGFELRLLDKAGSGDYQKMEQVSTDFVKELKKRPELGSAFTFYSASFPQYMLKIDNDLAEQKGVSIEKAMDNLSTLIGSNYETSFIRFDRPYKVIVQAGPQYRALPSDLMKLYVKNDKDQMVPYSDFMHLEKVYGLSEITRHNMYNSSEVSGTPAPGYSSGQAIKAIQEVADKTLPRGFGIDWAGISKDEVGRGNEAVYIFLICLGFVYLILSAQYESFILPLPVILSLPTGIFGAFLCLKLLGLENNIYAQVAMVMLIGLLGKNAVLIIEFAVQKKAEEGIPVAQAAIEGAAIRFRPILMTSFAFIAGLIPLVMATGPGAVGNRTIGTAAAGGMLIGTVFGLLIIPGLYYIFGTIADKSRLAKYEEENPLTEQTEPYQHDNKHEDL; this is encoded by the coding sequence ATGTTTAAAAAATTCATTCGCAGACCTGTTCTGTCAATCGTAATCTCGCTGATCATTGTTTTTATGGGAGTTTTGTCTTTAATGAAACTTCCAATTACACAGTTTCCTGCGATCTCTCCACCTAAAGTAAATATCACCGCATCCTACCCGGGAGCCAACAACGAATTGCTGGTGAAAGCGGTGGTTATTCCTTTGGAACGCTCATTAAATGGTGTTCCGGGAATGAAATATATGACTTCCGATGCCGGAAATGATGGTGAAACTTCTATTCAGGTGGTTTTCGATTTGGGAACAGATCCCAATGTTGCTGCCGTTAACGTTCAGAACCGTGTTTCATCAGCAGTGAATAAACTGCCGCCGTTGGTTGTACGTGAAGGGGTGAAAATTACCCGTGAAGAACCCAATATGTTGATGTACATTAACTTGTACAGTGACGATCCCAAAGCCGATCAGAAATTTCTTTTTAACTACGCAGACATCAATGTAATGTCGGAATTGAGAAGGGTAAGCGGAGTAGGTTTTGCAGATATTTTGGGAACAAGAGAATATGCAATGCGTATCTGGCTGAAGCCTGATCGTTTGACGGCCTATAATATTTCAGCAGATGAAGTAATGGAAGCTCTGAACGAACAAAGTTTGGAAGCATCACCTGGAAAAACCGGTGAAAGTTCCGGGAAACGTTCTCAGTCATTTGAATATATCTTGAAATATCCGGGACGTTTTAATAATGAAAAAGATTACGGAAATATCATTCTTAAAGCTAAATCTGCTGGAGAATTTGTAAGATTAAAAGACGTTGCCGATATCGAATTTGGTTCTTCGATGTATGATATTTATTCTACATTAAATGGAAAACCATCTGCTGCAATTACGGTAAAACAATCTTATGGATCAAATGCAAGTGACGTTATCAAAAACGTAAAAACATTGATGGCTGATCTTGAAAAAACCAATTTCCCGAAAGGAATGCATTATGACATCAGTTATGATGTTTCCAGATTTTTGGATGCATCAATTGAAAAAGTCATTCATACTTTGTTTGAGGCTTTTATTTTGGTGGCGATTGTGGTATTTCTTTTTTTAGGAGATTGGCGCTCTACGTTGATTCCGGCGATAGCGGTTCCGGTTTCACTTGTGGGAACTTTTGCTGTCATGTCAGCTTTTGGAATTACTTTAAATATGATTTCGCTTTTTGCGTTAGTCATGGCAATCGGGGTCGTCGTCGATGATGCGATTGTAGTAATTGAAGCCGTCCACGCCAAGATGGAGGAAAAAGGACTTTCTGCATTAAAGGCAACTGAAGAAGCAATGCACGAAATCAGTGGAGCAATTATCGCAATCACTTTGGTAATGGCGGCAGTATTCATTCCGGTAGCATTTATGTCAGGTCCGGTGGGAGTTTTCTACCGTCAGTTTTCAATTACAATGGCGTCGTCTATTATTCTTTCGGGAGTTGTAGCATTAACTTTAACTCCGGCTTTATGTGCTTTAATCCTTAAAAACAATCATGGAAAAGCAAAGAAAAAAGGTCTGATTACCATATTTTTAGATAAATTCAACAATGTATTTACAAAAGGAGCCGGGAAATATGAAAAGTTACTGAATAAGACAGTCACTAAAAAATTTATTACTCTACCATTGCTTTTAATATTTTGTGCATGCACATACTTTTTAAGCAACTCACTCCCTTCAGGATTTATTCCGGGAGAAGATCAGGGGATGATTTATGCGATTATTCAGACGCCGCCGGGTTCTACTTTAGAAAGAACAAATCAGATTGCTAAAGAATTATTGAAAGAATCTGAAGATATTGATGGAGTGCAATCTGTTTCTTCATTGGCAGGTTATGAAATTTTAACGGAAGGAACAGGTTCGAATTCAGGAACTTGTCTGATTAACCTTAAAAGTTGGGAAGATCGTTCAGAATCTGCCGCTGAAATTATTGAAAAACTTGAAGAGAAAGCCAAAAATATTCCGGGTGCCAATATTGAATTCTTCCAGCCGCCTTCTATTCCGGGCTATGGTGCCGCAGGTGGGTTTGAATTAAGACTTCTGGATAAAGCTGGAAGTGGTGATTATCAGAAAATGGAGCAGGTAAGTACGGATTTTGTGAAAGAATTAAAAAAACGTCCGGAATTAGGTTCTGCATTTACATTTTATTCTGCAAGTTTCCCTCAATATATGCTTAAAATTGACAATGATCTGGCCGAACAAAAAGGGGTAAGCATTGAGAAAGCAATGGATAATCTATCTACATTAATCGGTTCAAACTATGAAACCAGTTTCATCCGTTTCGACAGACCTTACAAAGTAATCGTTCAGGCGGGACCGCAATATCGTGCTTTGCCGAGCGATTTAATGAAATTATATGTGAAAAACGATAAAGATCAGATGGTTCCATATTCAGATTTTATGCATTTGGAAAAAGTATATGGTCTTTCTGAAATTACGCGACACAATATGTACAATTCTTCTGAAGTGAGTGGAACACCGGCGCCGGGTTACAGTTCCGGACAGGCAATTAAAGCCATTCAGGAGGTTGCCGACAAGACTTTACCAAGAGGTTTTGGTATTGACTGGGCCGGAATTTCAAAAGATGAAGTAGGTCGTGGGAACGAAGCCGTTTACATCTTTCTGATCTGTTTAGGATTTGTTTATTTAATTCTTTCGGCGCAGTATGAAAGTTTTATCCTTCCATTACCGGTAATCCTTTCATTGCCGACAGGTATTTTCGGGGCTTTTTTATGTCTAAAACTTTTAGGTTTAGAAAACAATATTTATGCACAGGTTGCGATGGTGATGCTCATTGGTCTTTTAGGTAAAAATGCCGTATTGATTATTGAATTTGCCGTTCAGAAAAAAGCAGAAGAAGGAATTCCTGTTGCTCAGGCGGCCATCGAAGGAGCAGCCATCCGTTTCAGACCGATTTTAATGACTTCATTTGCATTCATTGCAGGTTTGATTCCTTTGGTGATGGCAACCGGGCCGGGAGCGGTAGGAAACAGAACGATTGGCACTGCAGCAGCAGGAGGAATGCTTATCGGAACCGTTTTCGGGCTATTGATTATTCCAGGACTGTACTATATTTTCGGAACAATTGCCGATAAATCACGACTGGCAAAATATGAAGAAGAAAATCCTTTAACCGAACAAACCGAACCTTATCAACACGATAACAAACATGAAGATTTATAA
- the porM gene encoding type IX secretion system motor protein PorM/GldM produces the protein MAKGKQTPRQKMINLMYLVFIAMMALNIDVEIIRSYYDSTRALNETRHLTEDKNQDIFEVTLEAKAQQVPDTYAQPWEQYKVLKGKIDGLVGSAEEIKGILKKNSEFFDKDPKTGKDMDVSENFSALNNNEATTEYFFKEGDENSPSAKALELKGKMDEVRSYIVSTFGNNPQLLKLVDRANRSIVAEYPQGKSPNGKTWFQNKFYHQPLIAAISNLEIIQNDARNVQSDALALMLQEKVDASIKFNQYEAIVSAPSDIQSGKKAEAVIMLGTYSNSNKISISGVSRQENGKGYLPLNTGGLGEKKIGGVITLTDATGKAQQFPFTHTYNVIAGPQQVKLEQGLILSADKMNVMYRGLENPVTGSILGADNSKLSLSAPGAVVKNTGKGKWNVTPSVGNTIKLTLSGTDPTGRTVSEVFEYRIKGIPKPQGQIRGKAVNFMPVTSIPNQIVAATLPDFDFPVSFTVNSFILKLPGRAGTMIQGNSLSAAEGLLRNLRAGDVVQIYDIQATATGLGNQRLKEISPVTINVQ, from the coding sequence ATGGCAAAAGGAAAACAGACTCCACGTCAGAAGATGATCAACCTAATGTATTTGGTGTTCATCGCAATGATGGCCCTAAACATTGATGTTGAAATTATCAGATCATATTACGATTCTACAAGAGCATTAAATGAAACAAGACATTTGACTGAAGATAAAAATCAGGACATTTTTGAAGTTACTCTGGAAGCGAAAGCTCAACAGGTTCCTGATACTTACGCTCAACCTTGGGAACAATACAAAGTTTTAAAAGGTAAGATCGACGGTCTTGTTGGTTCAGCTGAAGAAATTAAAGGTATTCTGAAGAAGAACTCAGAATTCTTTGACAAAGATCCAAAGACTGGAAAAGATATGGATGTCAGTGAGAATTTTTCTGCACTGAATAACAATGAGGCAACTACAGAATATTTCTTTAAAGAAGGAGACGAAAATAGTCCGTCTGCAAAGGCCTTAGAGCTTAAAGGCAAAATGGATGAAGTGAGATCTTATATTGTTTCTACTTTTGGAAATAACCCACAGTTATTAAAATTAGTTGACAGAGCAAACAGATCTATTGTTGCGGAATATCCTCAAGGGAAATCTCCAAACGGTAAAACATGGTTTCAGAATAAATTCTATCACCAGCCTCTTATCGCTGCGATTTCAAACTTGGAGATTATTCAGAATGATGCTAGAAATGTACAGTCTGATGCATTAGCATTAATGCTTCAGGAGAAAGTAGATGCGAGCATTAAGTTCAATCAATATGAAGCTATTGTTTCTGCACCATCTGACATTCAGTCTGGTAAGAAAGCTGAAGCAGTTATTATGTTAGGAACTTATTCTAACAGCAATAAAATCAGCATCAGTGGTGTAAGCAGACAGGAAAATGGTAAAGGATATCTTCCTTTAAATACCGGTGGTCTTGGTGAGAAGAAAATTGGTGGAGTTATTACATTAACAGACGCTACAGGAAAAGCTCAGCAATTCCCTTTCACTCACACCTATAATGTGATTGCGGGTCCTCAGCAAGTGAAACTTGAACAAGGATTGATTCTTTCAGCTGATAAGATGAATGTAATGTATAGAGGATTAGAAAACCCAGTAACGGGATCTATTCTTGGTGCAGATAATTCAAAACTGTCACTTTCAGCTCCTGGAGCAGTTGTAAAGAATACAGGTAAAGGTAAATGGAATGTGACACCTTCAGTAGGTAACACTATTAAATTGACTCTTTCCGGTACTGATCCAACAGGTAGAACCGTTTCTGAAGTATTTGAATATAGAATTAAAGGTATTCCGAAACCACAAGGACAGATTAGAGGTAAAGCAGTAAACTTTATGCCTGTAACATCAATTCCTAATCAGATTGTAGCAGCTACGTTACCTGATTTTGATTTCCCGGTTTCATTTACTGTAAACAGCTTTATTCTTAAACTTCCAGGAAGAGCAGGTACTATGATTCAAGGTAATTCTCTTTCTGCTGCAGAAGGATTGCTAAGAAACTTAAGAGCTGGTGATGTTGTTCAGATTTACGACATTCAGGCAACTGCAACTGGTTTAGGAAATCAGAGATTGAAAGAAATTTCACCTGTGACAATTAATGTTCAATAA